In the Malaya genurostris strain Urasoe2022 chromosome 1, Malgen_1.1, whole genome shotgun sequence genome, one interval contains:
- the LOC131426220 gene encoding NPC intracellular cholesterol transporter 2-like: MYKFLLIASLVPALVLAQTPVRQCPNGASLPATVDINGCTGSPCDIQNNAPIIAHGWDIVSPVDTETLTAYISVRLLGLEVPFPIPEELVDACEAGTAPGTCPVSAGQSFDYTLDHPGMELPVEGVTVQVEVGLTAADNSAVTCVAFDARILPSA; encoded by the exons ATGTACAAATTCCTGTTGATTGCTAGCTTGGTGCCAGCTTTGGTTCTGGCCCAAACTCCGGTTAGGCAAT GTCCCAATGGAGCTTCCCTACCGGCCACAGTGGACATCAACGGTTGCACCGGAAGTCCGTGTGATATTCAGAACAACGCCCCGATCATCGCCCACGGATGGGACATTGTAAGCCCGGTCGATACGGAAACCCTGACCGCTTACATCTCAGTTCGTTTGCTAGGGTTGGAAGTTCCATTCCCGATCCCGGAAGAACTCGTTGATGCGTGCGAAGCCGGAACCGCTCCGGGAACTTGTCCGGTATCGGCTGGACAATCCTTCGACTATACCTTGGATCATCCCGGTATGGAACTGCCGGTAGAAGGTGTTACCGTACAGGTTGAAGTCGGTTTGACCGCTGCGGATAACTCGGCCGTTACCTGTGTGGCCTTTGATG